A segment of the Nasonia vitripennis strain AsymCx chromosome 2, Nvit_psr_1.1, whole genome shotgun sequence genome:
ACAATATCCAGGATATTTGTGTGTCGCGCGACGTCGAGAGAGACAGGGAGCCAAGAGTACGTTTGGCCGTGCCTATCGGGACTGAGGATCGAGAGGCCGCAGCGGAGAAGAAGAGCACCCGAGAGTCGTCAGACGTGCTAGTAGTTTAGAGTGTGACGAGGAGTCGCGCGGCCAGGAAGGAAGAGAGTATAACAGAGTGTGCGAAAGAcggagcgaagacagagtgGGGCAAAGCTGCTGGCAAATGCCAAGGAACCGGAGCTAAAGCGAATGATTTAGTCGAGGACAAACGGGCTGACTGCCGGCACTCCTTCCGTTACATGCGCTGAGCGATCGttaaaaacgcgttcaaaatCGTTGCGCAAATTACAACGATGGAGGAGAAGGCGTCCCTCAAGGAACTCGACCAATGGATAGAACAATTGAATGATTGCAAACAACTGACAGAGAGTCAAGTCAAGACCCTCTGCGACAAGGTAAGTCGTCGGCCGCGGCCCCCGCAAACTCGATGTCCCCGACAATGCCACCGACACGACTCCGAAAACGTTTCGACTATACCTATAGAAACATCGAATCACTCAGCCCATATCCGCAGCCGGCGGTCTGCTCAATTTTCCTTTGCTCTCCAAGTCGCAAGTTGCACTCCGTTTCcctctcgccctctctctctctctctctctctctctctctctctctctctctctctcctctctctctctctctaggtatatctccgtctctctccttctcgcgcgcgcacttgcgACTTGGCGAAAAAAATGGGTGGACTATGCGCTATTCCTTCGACTACcttatacacgcacacacatacgcaaACATGCACGCACGTACGCACGCGATGTCCCATTATATCGTTGCAATCGTTTATTGATAGACGGAATTCAATACTAGTCAATCAAGCCTTATCTGCAACAGGTGCATATTTCCCCCGACTGTTTGACAAATAATTGACTCATCAGACTGAATTAGCAGTATTTCTGACATTGCATGCTTCTTTCTTAGGCAAAGGAAATTCTAGCCAAGGAGTCAAATGTACAGGAGGTGAAATCTCCCGTAACGGTGTGTGGAGATGTTCATGGACAGTTCCATGATCTCATGGAACTATTTCGAATAGGTGGAAAATCTCCAGATACAAACTACTTGTTTATGGGTGACTATGTCGATCGTGGTTACTATTCTGTTGAGACTGTAACACTTCTTGTAGCTTTAAAAGTAAGTCACGCATTACCTTAGCTGTGAGGAGAGGTGGTAATCTAGGGGCACTACTCTAAGCCTTTGCTTCTCTACAGGTTAGATACAGGGAAAGAATAACCATCTTGAGAGGTAATCATGAGTCCAGACAAATTACACAAGTCTATGGATTTTATGACGAGTGTCTTCGTAAATACGGCAATGCCAATGTTTGGAAATTTTTCACCGATCTGTTTGACTACCTGCCTCTCACTGCACTTGTAGATGGTCAGATCTTCTGTTTGCACGGAGGACTTTCTCCTTCCATTGATACATTAGATCATATTCGTGCATTAGATCGTTTGCAGGAGGTACCACATGAAGTAAGTAGTCACTTTTATACTTGACATTACATTATATATAACATACATTCATCATTCTAAAATAACTTTGCCACATCATTGagatttaattaattctttGATTTACTAGGGTCCCATGTGCGATCTTCTATGGTCAGATCCTGATGACAGGGGAGGGTGGGGCATTTCTCCTAGAGGAGCTGGCTACACTTTCGGCCAAGATATTTCAGAAACGTTCAATCATTCAAATGGTCTTACACTTGTATCAAGAGCTCATCAGCTGGTCATGGAAGGCTATAATTGGTAATGTTACAATCATTATAAACCCATATgatcaaaatgaaaaaatgcatttttatacttgaattattcaatcaacaataatttttacaggTGTCACGATCGCAATGTCGTGACTATATTCTCAGCCCCAAATTACTGTTACCGCTGTGGTAATCAAGCTGCAATCATGGAACTAGATGATgct
Coding sequences within it:
- the LOC100118571 gene encoding serine/threonine-protein phosphatase 2A catalytic subunit alpha isoform, producing the protein MEEKASLKELDQWIEQLNDCKQLTESQVKTLCDKAKEILAKESNVQEVKSPVTVCGDVHGQFHDLMELFRIGGKSPDTNYLFMGDYVDRGYYSVETVTLLVALKVRYRERITILRGNHESRQITQVYGFYDECLRKYGNANVWKFFTDLFDYLPLTALVDGQIFCLHGGLSPSIDTLDHIRALDRLQEVPHEGPMCDLLWSDPDDRGGWGISPRGAGYTFGQDISETFNHSNGLTLVSRAHQLVMEGYNWCHDRNVVTIFSAPNYCYRCGNQAAIMELDDALKYSFLQFDPAPRRGEPHVTRRTPDYFL